In a genomic window of Muntiacus reevesi chromosome 1, mMunRee1.1, whole genome shotgun sequence:
- the LOC136160719 gene encoding histone-lysine N-methyltransferase PRDM9-like → MRSNRSPEESTEGDAGRTEQKPTVRDAFKDISIYFSKEEWEEMGEREKIRYRNVKRNYEALIAIGFRATRPTFMRHRRQVIKPQGDDTEDSDEEWTPRQQGKPSSMPYRVEHSKHQKRMSRTPLSNESGLKEMPGAAKSLKTSGSKQAHKPVPTPRKARNTGQHPRQKVELRGKETGVKRYSLRERKGHVYQEVSEPQDDDYLYCEECQNFFIDSCAAHGPPTFLKDCAVEKGHANRSALTLPPGLNIRLSGIPDAGLGVWNEASDLPPGLHFGPYEGQITDDEEAANSGYAWLITKGRNCYEYVDGKDTSWANWMRYVNCARDDEEQNLVAFQYHGQIFYRTCQVVRSGCELLVWYGDEYGQDLGIKWNSRGKSELAAGRELKPKIHPCASCSLAFSSQKFLSQHIQRSHPSQTLQRPSERDLLQPEDPCPGKQNQRYSGPHSPSDKPEGQEAKERPQQLLKSVRLKRISRASSYSPGGQMGGSGVHERMTDEPSTSQKLNPEDTGTLLMGAGVSGIMRVTYGECGQGSKDRSSLSTHERTHTGDKPYVCGECRRSFSDKSNLISHMRTHTGEKPYVCGECGRSFSQKSALIRHQRTHTGE, encoded by the exons ATGAGGTCGAAcaggtctccagaggagagcaCTGAGGGAGATGCCGGGAGAACAGAGCAGAAGCCCACGGTGAGAG atgctttcaaagacatctccatatacttctccaaggaagaatgggaagagatgggagaacGGGAAAAAATCAGATATaggaatgtgaaaagaaactaCGAAGCGCTGATTGCTATAG gtttcagagCCACTCGACCAACTTTCATGCGTCACCGCCGGCAGGTCATCAAGCCCCAGGGAGATGACACTGAGGATTCTGATGAAGAATGGACACCAAGGCAGCAAG GTAAACCTTCTTCGATGCCCTACAGAGTGGAGCACAGTAAACACCAGAAG AGAATGTCCAGGACACCATTAAGTAATGAATCTGGTTTGAAGGAAATGCCGGGAGCggcaaaatcactgaagacaagTGGCTCCAAGCAGGCTCATAAACCGGTCCCCACTCCCAGAAAAGCAAGGAACACTGGACAGCACCCCAGACAAAAAGTCG aactcagaggaaaggagactggagtgaagaGGTACAGTCTACGGGAAAGAAAGGGCCACGTGTACCAAGAGGTCAGCGAGCCCCAGGATGACGACTACCTCT ATTGTGAGGAGTGTCAGAACTTCTTCATCGACAGCTGTGCTGCCCATGGGCCCCCAACCTTTTTAAAGGACTGTGCAGTGGAAAAGGGGCATGCCAATCGCTCAGCCCTCACGCTGCCCCCTGGGTTAAACATCAGACTGTCGGGCATCCCTGACGCTGGGCTTGGAGTGTGGAACGAGGCGTCCGATCTGCCACCGGGCCTGCACTTTGGTCCTTATGAGGGCCAGATCACAGACGATGAAGAGGCCGCCAACAGTGGATATGCCTGGCTG ATCACCAAAGGGAGGAACTGCTACGagtatgtggatggaaaggacacgtcttgggccaactggatgag gtatgtgaactgtgcccgggatgacgaggagcagaacctggtggccttCCAGTATCACGGGCAGATCTTCTACCGAACCTGTCAGGTGGTCAGGTCgggctgtgagctgctggtctGGTATGGGGATGAGTATGGTCAGGACCTTGGCATCAAGTGGAACAGCAGGGGGAAGAGTGAGCTCGCGGCCGGGAGAG AACTGAAGCCCAAGATCCACCCATGTGCCTCGTGCTCTCTGGCCTTCTCCAGCCAGAAATTCCTCAGCCAACACATCCAACGCAGtcacccctctcagaccctccAGAGACCATCTGAAAGAGACCTCCTCCAGCCAGAGGATCCCTGCCCAGGCAAGCAAAATCAGCGATATTCAGGTCCACACAGCCCGAGCGACAAACCTGAGGGTCAGGAGGCCAAGGAGAGGCCCCAACAATTGCTGAAAAGCGTAAGGCTGAAGAGGATTTCAAGGGCCTCTTCCTACTCACCCGGAGGGCAAATGGGGGGTTCTGGGGTGCATGAGAGAATGACAGACGAGCCCAGCACAAGCCAGAAACTGAATCCAGAGGACACAGGAACATTGCTCATGGGGGCAGGGGTCTCAGGGATTATGAGGGTCACGTACGGAGAGTGTGGGCAAGGCTCCAAGGACAGGTCAAGTCTCAGCACACacgagaggacacacacaggggataagccctatgtttgcggggagtgtaggagaagcttcagtgataagtcaaatctcatctcacacatgaggacacacacaggggagaagccctatgtttgcggggagtgtgggcgaagcttcagtcagaagtccgccctcatcagacaccagaggacacacacaggggagtag